In a genomic window of Trichoderma atroviride chromosome 4, complete sequence:
- a CDS encoding putative secondary metabolism biosynthetic enzyme (SMCOG1028:crotonyl-CoA reductase / alcohol dehydrogenase~antiSMASH:Cluster_4.3~EggNog:ENOG41), with the protein MTVRNTLVGKSAGQYELVYNVPIPDPGPDQVVCKVAAIALNPTDWKMVDFSVVPGAVGGHDFAGEVIEVGTSVTRLKKGDRVFGLAIGFDVDDKRTGAFTDYAITYAHGAWKIPDWMSYDEAATYGVGIGTATLALYQTLNLPPPVLSNDIATTKKKPKKPLYVLIAGGATATGTIAIQLVKASGLVAIATCSAQHKDMLMPLGADATFDYNSPHCAIEIRKYTNDTLQYALDCVTEAGTMKMCYDAIGSAGGRYVGLEPLATHIQYTRRTVRADWVIGRTLSGLPVRLDGVYGRPARPQDRQFAEHFFPIAEKLIADGQLKPHPVELRTGGLEALVEGIDDLRKGRVRGRKLVYPLA; encoded by the exons atgacagTTCGAAACACCTTGGTCGGAAAGAGTGCAGGCCAATATGAATTGGTCTACAATGTTCCAATCCCAGATCCAGGCCCCGATCAGGTAGTTTGCAAAGTTGCCGCTATTGCATTGAATCCTACCGACTGGAAGATGGTAGATTTCTCCGTTGTGCCTGGCGCAGTCGGTGGGCATGATTTTGCGGGAGAAGTAATTGAAGTTGGAACTTCAGTTACGAGACTGAAAAAAGGCGATCGTGTCTTTGGGCTAGCGATAGGCTTTGATGTAGACGACAAGCGGACCGGGGCATTCACAGACTATGCCATCACTTATGCTCACGGCGCCTGGAAGATTCCTGACTGGATGTCCTACGATGAGGCAGCAACATATGGCGTTGGTATAGGCACAGCAACTTTGGCCCTCTATCAAACTCTCAATTTGCCGCCACCAGTTTTAAGCAATGACATTGCGacaacaaagaagaagcccaagaagccgCTATATGTGTTGATTGCCGGTGGAGCAACCGCAACTGGCACGATTGCAATACAACTAGTAAAAGC TTCTGGTCTCGTTGCGATTGCCACCTGCTCTGCCCAGCATAAAGATATGCTCATGCCGTTGGGTGCCGACGCGACATTCGACTACAACTCTCCCCACTGCGCTATCGAGATTCGCAAATACACCAACGATACCCTCCAATATGCGCTGGACTGTGTCACAGAAGCGGGCACAATGAAGATGTGCTACGACGCGATTGGTTCCGCCGGCGGTCGCTACGTTGGGCTTGAGCCACTTGCTACGCACATTCAATACACGCGGCGGACAGTTCGTGCTGATTGGGTAATTGGAAGAACTCTCTCCGGTTTGCCTGTACGACTAGATGGAGTTTATGGGAGACCAGCGAGACCGCAGGATCGCCAGTTTGCGGAACACTTTTTTCCTATAGCCGAAAAGTTGATTGCAGATGGTCAGCTAAAACCACATCCTGTGGAGCTACGTACGGGAGGGCTAGAAGCACTTGTTGAAGGTATTGATGATTTACGAAAAGGCAGAGTTCGGGGCAGGAAACTAGTTTACCCACTGGCATGA